The sequence ACCACTCAAGCCTGATGGATGCAGACACCAAACTGGTGGGGAATATGGCGTTATTGCCCCTTAAAACACAGTTTAAGGGTCCCGCTCCTAAAGAAAGTAAGAAAGTTTGCTTGATTTTAGGCAGTACAGTGAGCTCTGAGATTCTTCCTTAAATGGTCATCATTAGTAAGGGGTATTTTTAAATGAGCTGTTCCTTCCTGTTTTCATATTCAGCCAAAGACACAGATATTGTCGATGAGGCCATCTACTACTTCAAAGCCAATGTTTTCTTCAAGAACTATGAAATTAAGGTAAGTGGTGAATGTCTGCAGGAAGTGTACGGGAGCCTGAAAAATGTACTTGCATGCCTTAACATGAATTCATAGGTCTGTCCTGAGCGAGAAGAATAAAGGTTCTCTCTGTATCTTCATttaaactttttacatatatgcatatacacaatctttttttttaaaaacattcatttttaatatcagATTTGAATTAGTTGCATTTCAGATGCTTATGAGCAATTTAAAatcagcatgaaatggaagttgcgatagtcttttcttccctattgtgacataggtctatatatccaagtgaaacagcttcttgaacaagaaaaatgtaggacattacttgattttgtccatcaggaatttATTGGATTGCTGTAGTTTGCATTAGagcaggggtgtcaaactcctggagggccacagccctgcagagtttagttccaaccctgctccaacaCGCGTATTTGTAGTTTTCAAATAAGTCCGAAGGacttgattagctggatcagggTGCGTTTATTTAGGGTTTAAGCTAATTGATGTGGATgtgagtttgacacccctgctATAGTGCACAACAGTTGGGTTCCAGAAGTAAAAACTCACAAAAACTCCACAaggaaatttattttaaataataacatgGCATCTGCCTCGGCTGAAGCCGTCAGCCTACATTATTGCAgactgtttttaaaataataatgtttaacagtggaattcctggtgaaaaactacattacccataatgctgtacagaaaatgtCCACCCACTCCCATGTAATCAAGTCTATAGGTGCGTTCAtgtggcctcgtaattcctgtagttacaggattctagcttgtaaaaagcgttcacgtcctcgtagagctcgtaattacagcttgtaagctgggagttttctgaaagctcccacatgtaccacgtggccgctgtaccacctgaccgctgtagattcatttaggcgttgatagaggtgccatggaaacgcataattcccagtccgaggacgtgaacagctccgaatataacatcacgtgttgtcatttcaagaatccggtaaacacgaggtgacgtgaacgcagcatttctcagtgctctcaaaatactgaaatgtttttatatattatatatatatacatataagcATATTTTGTATAATCAACAAATGAAAAGTTTTGTCAAAAATTAGTAGTTTTATATTGCTCCAtcgtttttaatttgattatgctGTTCACAATGCTTAATGGGATAGTTTTTCCCTCACTACAACTGTTGTACCTTTGTATTTGTGTccaattttcaaaaacttttttgcttcaaattaaAGTTGTGGTTCACCTAGTAGCTGATtggcttggttcatggcttataattCTTTAACAAAGGTCACTTTGAACTTTGAAACATTtgacactgttattgaactgaattgagctgaataatgacacttttgtcttctgtagagctgctttaaagctaaaattgaatttgtttcataattgatgaactcTGCCACATTAACACTGTTATGTTCCTATTACTGTGACACTGCTTtgacaatctgtattgtataaagtggcATATAAGCAGGATGTAAAATGAAAtactaatttctttaattttgatAGAATGAGGCAGATCGAACTTTGATCTACACCACTCTTTACATCTCTGAATGCCTCAagaagctccaaaaggtaactaTTGGGGAGGTTGGGGGGGGTATAACTCATGGTATAATTCATGGTATTATTCAGTTGTTCAGTGATTAATTGTTTGTCAGGTGTTGTTGGTTTTTCCTTATAGCTAATGCTCCATAAATATCTGTCTACAATCTTATAAATGATTTCTAGTGCAGTTCAAGGGGCCAAGGAGAGAAGGAGATGTACACACTGGGAATTACCAACTTTCCCATCCCTGGAGAACCTGGCTTCCCTCTGAATGCAATGTATGTTAAACCCACCAACAAACAGGAGGAAGGTATGGCACAATGAGGTCACCACTTTACTGAGTCTTATTAAGTACATCCACTAAGACCTTCTTTATTATGAGATTATTATAAGTGCTATCGCCGAATTGATTTAGATACTATCTTTTTGGACAGAAACGATGAGGGCTTACCTGCAACAAATCCGACAGGAGACAGGACTGAGATTGTGTGACCGTGTGTTCGACCCTCAGACAGACAAACCAAGCAAGGTGAGGCATTAAATATTATCAGTCAAATCAAGTTaattgacaaaagaaaaaagaagtttTTTTggaagttgttttgttttttgcattgtgacatgaTTTTAATGACAGTTAAGCAGTTTTCCCTCTCAAGATAAttaagaaaacttttttttttaagcatttatttaggggggggttgtttttttttttgctgcaacattattttcatgacaattatacagagccccgcacatggagacaaaaatatcattttttatataaatatatatcgtGGCCATGATTTAAGAATTTGTTCACAATTAAGAATCTGTTCCCTTGTTTTAGTAAATAGTGGCCACTCATTTGTTCCctcattttgatttaattaaaacatggaaattaattattaaaacatgCTTACGCAAGTCATTAGAATGAATTGTTTATTCATGGCtacaatatacatattttttcccCCGCACGTCATGTGCCGGGCTCCATACAATGAAGCACATttcttaaacatttaaaaaaaaaatatatatatatatatatatatatatatatatatatatatatatatatatatatatatatatatatatatatatacatacataatatttgtttgtttttttatttcagagttttgtgtgtgtacatatatacgTAATTTATCCATTTTCATAAGATTCACCAAACGCGAATGTTTAAAATTCATGTTATTTGACTATTTTCTAATCAAGTGCTCATGATAATCattcaaatgtctttgttctacAGTGGTGGGTGTGCTTTGTGAAAAAACAGTTCATGAACAAAAGTCTGTCTGCACCTGGCCAGTAACAAACCTCTCAGGATCTCCCTTGGTACTTCTGAGTAGGATGTGGATGGATTTTTTCTTCaacgactgtttttttttttctttcttttcttttatgtGTATGCGAGCGTGTTTATTCTGATTCTGTTTTTTTACTGGTGATATCAAGCATTTGATTTCCAGCCTGTCATGTAAAGCAGGAGCAGATCAAATAAAAATCTATTGAAGAGAAACGGCATCTTTCGTCAGTGGATGAAGACATACTTCTAATAGActgttatttttgtaatatttatatacaattttattaatatttcaaattaatttatattttagttctcattttagttttagaacatgtgcttttgtcattttggtaacattttacattaaagttcattacttaacatgaacttataatgaactgcacttatacagcatttattcatctttgttaatgttaatttcaacatttactaatatattattaaaatcttaacattagttaatacactgTGAACTAACGTTAAaatagttgttcattgtttgatcatgttaacgaagattagtaaatacagtaataaatgtattgttcaactaatgaaccttattgtaaagtgttaccgtcattttagtacttaaacttatttcagttagttgcgaAGGCAGcatgtataatttattaatgaAAACTACTTTTAATCATTTGAGTTAATAACACTGCTTGGTGTGTAGTGAGTTCATAAtaatggttttatttatttgaacttaagaaCATAAATGATAATGACATTCATATAGTGCTCAAAAATCAATATGCCACCAAGGACCATACAAACTGGAATAAAGCTGTGGAATTTCACACCACTGAATCAACTCAACATGACTGAAAATGTAGAACTTATTGCTTAATGTTTTCTGTCTTTTGAACAATACAATTAAATTTGCATTAGTACACAAGACCAAACAAATATCACTGACAAGATGTGTTGCCAAGAATCTTTTGCACCCTTAGAAGTTATTGAGGTAACTGCTTTTTACATGACTGACATACAGTAAGACATGAACAACAGGACAAAGACAAGACTGAGAAGAAAACATAAGGACAAACAGTAGATATGTAATACAAATGCTACATTTTAATGAGCAATTACATGAAGGGGCCTTCGGAAACAGAAGAGTGAACAGGATACAGTCATAAATGAGATACAAAACTACGGGTGGGGTGGGGtatcacaaacaaatgactgaTAGAGCTATGGTACAATACATCATATTTACATACACAAAAAATACAGCTTTTGAGCTTACCatttatacaaaaaatattctctgtCTCATGCAAATATGTAACTTTTTGGTTTGTCCAAAAGAGGATTCCAGCTCAAAAAGTGAATAGACATTGAGACAGACTTGACATCACTGAAtacaattttcctttttg comes from Chanodichthys erythropterus isolate Z2021 chromosome 22, ASM2448905v1, whole genome shotgun sequence and encodes:
- the arpc3 gene encoding actin-related protein 2/3 complex subunit 3 yields the protein MPAYHSSLMDADTKLVGNMALLPLKTQFKGPAPKETKDTDIVDEAIYYFKANVFFKNYEIKNEADRTLIYTTLYISECLKKLQKCSSRGQGEKEMYTLGITNFPIPGEPGFPLNAMYVKPTNKQEEETMRAYLQQIRQETGLRLCDRVFDPQTDKPSKWWVCFVKKQFMNKSLSAPGQ